A single region of the Halorussus gelatinilyticus genome encodes:
- a CDS encoding GTP cyclohydrolase IIa: MTNAQVTLIQIDNYGPWTVTPEPRREVDLQTLQSRLYADLAQLVGNREGYVFFTRFDNMIAVTNGMDEADHALVQESVANRYPVTVSFGVGVDPSPVEALSAATEQIQDAGSAQQADRTEILRGATLDPDERADDDVQIAHFDVNDATGKYTDQMNAFDSFIHIEQGYAELMRYFRQAHEGLSFFVGGDNVIALCPDLDAAAYEDAIRHVEETVEVELKVGVGQAATAQSAGMAAKHALEVCRDDGDRVVID; the protein is encoded by the coding sequence GTGACGAACGCGCAGGTCACCCTGATTCAGATCGACAACTACGGACCGTGGACCGTGACGCCCGAACCGCGACGCGAAGTAGACCTCCAGACGCTGCAATCGCGGCTGTACGCCGACCTCGCTCAACTGGTCGGCAACCGCGAGGGGTACGTCTTCTTCACTCGGTTCGACAACATGATCGCCGTGACGAACGGGATGGACGAGGCCGACCACGCGCTCGTGCAGGAGTCGGTCGCCAACCGCTACCCCGTGACCGTCAGTTTCGGCGTCGGCGTGGACCCGAGCCCGGTCGAAGCGCTCTCGGCGGCGACCGAGCAGATTCAGGACGCCGGGAGCGCCCAGCAGGCCGATCGGACCGAAATCCTCCGGGGTGCGACGCTGGACCCCGACGAGCGCGCGGACGACGACGTGCAAATCGCGCACTTCGACGTGAACGACGCCACCGGGAAGTACACCGACCAGATGAACGCCTTCGACTCGTTCATCCACATCGAACAGGGCTACGCCGAACTGATGCGGTACTTCCGGCAAGCCCACGAGGGCCTGTCGTTCTTCGTCGGCGGGGACAACGTCATCGCGCTCTGCCCGGACCTCGATGCGGCGGCCTACGAGGACGCCATCCGACACGTCGAGGAGACCGTCGAGGTCGAACTCAAGGTAGGCGTCGGACAGGCCGCCACGGCCCAGAGCGCCGGGATGGCGGCCAAGCACGCGCTCGAAGTCTGCCGCGACGACGGTGACCGCGTAGTCATCGACTAA
- a CDS encoding cold-shock protein — MAEGTVDFFNDTGGYGFIDTEDADEDVFFHMEDIGGPDLEEGTEVEFDIEQADKGPRATNLTRL; from the coding sequence ATGGCAGAAGGAACCGTTGATTTCTTCAACGACACAGGCGGTTACGGCTTCATCGACACCGAGGACGCGGACGAGGACGTTTTCTTCCACATGGAAGATATCGGCGGCCCGGACCTCGAAGAAGGCACTGAGGTAGAGTTCGACATCGAGCAGGCCGACAAAGGCCCGCGCGCGACCAACCTGACGCGACTTTAA
- the udk gene encoding uridine kinase, with protein sequence MTIPSFVVGIAGGTGAGKTTVAREITEEAADAVTRIPMDNYYEDLSHMDFEERAEVNYDHPSAFEWDLLREHMDALLSGQSIEMPQYDFEIHNRKDETLTVEPTDVIVLEGIFALYDEELNEMLDIRVYVETDADVRILRRIERDVVDRGRDLEGVIDQYLSTVKPMHEQFVAPTKKRADLIIPEGANAVAVNLLEEKVRAETYTDSGSAWTLGEEGVEREETERLAVASAGEAERESRDADGRTSTDPDDADPEKWNSESAE encoded by the coding sequence ATGACCATTCCGTCGTTCGTCGTCGGCATTGCGGGGGGAACCGGGGCCGGAAAGACGACGGTCGCCCGCGAAATCACCGAGGAGGCCGCCGACGCCGTCACGCGCATCCCGATGGACAACTACTACGAGGACTTGAGTCACATGGACTTCGAGGAGCGCGCCGAAGTCAACTACGACCACCCCTCGGCGTTCGAGTGGGACCTCCTGCGCGAACACATGGACGCCCTGCTCTCCGGCCAGTCCATCGAGATGCCTCAGTACGACTTCGAGATCCACAACCGCAAGGACGAGACCCTCACGGTCGAACCGACCGACGTCATCGTGCTGGAGGGCATCTTCGCGCTCTACGACGAGGAGCTAAACGAGATGCTCGACATCCGGGTGTACGTCGAGACCGACGCCGACGTGCGCATCCTCCGGCGCATCGAGCGCGACGTGGTGGACCGCGGCCGCGACCTGGAGGGCGTCATCGACCAGTACCTCTCGACGGTCAAGCCGATGCACGAGCAGTTCGTCGCGCCGACGAAGAAGCGCGCCGACCTCATCATCCCCGAGGGTGCCAACGCCGTCGCGGTCAACCTCCTCGAAGAGAAGGTCCGCGCGGAGACCTACACCGACTCGGGGTCGGCGTGGACGCTCGGCGAGGAGGGCGTGGAGCGCGAGGAGACCGAACGCCTCGCGGTGGCGAGCGCGGGCGAGGCCGAGCGCGAGTCCCGAGACGCCGACGGTCGAACGTCTACCGACCCGGACGACGCGGACCCGGAGAAGTGGAACAGCGAGAGCGCGGAGTAA
- a CDS encoding DUF5785 family protein, whose translation MDWPHDPDGEEGSEGGRKYGMAILAKKLDEDEDFPLDKREFVEEHADEPVRINYQRVVSVEDIFEHVEGETFESILDFHKAVGAGMRSGGFWDYHPQGESPEKKSA comes from the coding sequence ATGGACTGGCCGCACGACCCCGACGGCGAAGAGGGGAGCGAAGGCGGACGCAAGTACGGCATGGCGATTCTCGCCAAGAAACTCGACGAGGACGAGGACTTCCCGCTCGACAAGCGGGAGTTCGTCGAGGAACACGCCGACGAACCGGTTCGCATCAACTACCAGCGCGTCGTCAGCGTCGAAGATATCTTCGAACACGTCGAGGGCGAGACGTTCGAGAGCATCCTCGACTTCCACAAGGCCGTCGGCGCGGGGATGCGCAGCGGCGGATTCTGGGACTACCACCCGCAGGGCGAGTCGCCCGAGAAGAAGAGCGCCTGA
- a CDS encoding uracil-DNA glycosylase, producing the protein MDANQQTRSNPFGMDADCENCPELCATREQVVHGYGDVGADFLFVGEAPGPGADRTGVPFTGDERGEALQHLLGLLGLNNSLPSDDEPELENAFLTYLARCRDPERPPTDEEILTCEPYLNAEVRMINPEILVPVGQRALTEIASEYTTTPAEEFDVTADHATTIRGRGFEIVPMADPLDCSESKREAFLDHFEALMDRDYRQTKGRRGR; encoded by the coding sequence ATGGACGCGAACCAGCAGACTCGCTCGAACCCGTTCGGGATGGACGCCGACTGCGAGAACTGCCCGGAACTCTGTGCGACCCGCGAGCAGGTCGTCCACGGGTACGGCGACGTGGGCGCGGACTTCCTGTTCGTGGGCGAAGCCCCCGGTCCGGGTGCCGACCGGACGGGCGTCCCCTTCACGGGCGACGAGCGCGGGGAGGCCCTCCAGCACCTCCTCGGCCTGCTCGGTCTCAACAACTCCCTGCCGAGCGACGACGAGCCGGAACTCGAAAACGCCTTTCTGACGTATCTCGCGCGGTGTCGGGACCCCGAGCGCCCGCCGACCGACGAGGAGATTCTGACCTGTGAACCCTACCTCAACGCCGAGGTTCGGATGATAAACCCGGAAATCCTCGTGCCGGTCGGCCAGCGCGCGCTGACCGAGATAGCGAGCGAGTACACCACGACCCCGGCCGAGGAGTTCGACGTCACCGCGGACCACGCGACGACGATTCGGGGCCGGGGCTTCGAAATCGTCCCCATGGCCGACCCGCTCGACTGCTCGGAGAGCAAGCGCGAGGCGTTCTTAGACCACTTCGAGGCGCTGATGGACCGGGACTACCGCCAGACGAAGGGGCGGCGGGGTCGATGA
- a CDS encoding DUF7504 family protein, whose translation MQDTKLVRTCIDCDPHKLILRRTTDDDSRFDVLLDLLTEDLTDAVAVTYRRSERFLHEWRERVDQPPQNVGVVSVGEQMRSSTAASAPLPADRTPLCGVADPTDTDEIRAAVTNYLDGWTTGGDEVVYFDSLTDLLAHGDAATVTDFLREFLRGLDARGAVGHFCLRPGAHERRVVREVASLFDTVVETVETVTPSVARPSVDDCFEVVADPRRRTVLDVLADGEATTVSELTGRIADRCSVERERAATSLRHVHLPKLAEYGVVVHDRNADRVEPGDYYERVEPYLRKLRGTDDDRY comes from the coding sequence GTGCAAGATACGAAACTCGTCCGGACCTGCATCGACTGCGACCCGCACAAGTTGATTCTGCGCCGGACGACCGACGACGATTCGCGGTTCGACGTACTGCTCGACCTGCTGACCGAAGACCTCACCGACGCGGTAGCCGTGACCTACAGACGGTCCGAGCGCTTCCTCCACGAGTGGCGCGAGCGCGTGGACCAGCCGCCGCAGAACGTCGGCGTCGTCAGCGTCGGCGAACAGATGCGGTCGTCCACCGCCGCGAGCGCGCCGCTGCCCGCCGACCGGACGCCGCTCTGTGGCGTCGCGGACCCGACCGACACCGACGAGATACGCGCCGCGGTGACGAACTACCTCGACGGATGGACTACCGGCGGCGACGAGGTCGTCTACTTCGACTCGCTGACCGACCTCCTCGCTCACGGTGACGCCGCGACGGTCACCGACTTCCTCCGGGAGTTCCTGCGCGGACTGGACGCCCGCGGCGCGGTCGGCCACTTCTGTCTGCGACCCGGCGCTCACGAGCGTCGCGTCGTCCGCGAAGTCGCCTCGCTGTTCGACACCGTAGTAGAGACCGTCGAGACGGTGACCCCGTCGGTCGCTCGCCCCTCGGTGGACGACTGCTTCGAGGTCGTCGCCGACCCCCGACGCCGGACCGTCCTCGACGTGCTGGCCGACGGCGAGGCGACGACGGTCTCGGAGCTGACCGGGCGAATCGCCGACCGGTGTTCCGTGGAGCGCGAACGGGCCGCGACCTCGCTTCGCCACGTCCACCTGCCGAAACTCGCCGAGTACGGCGTGGTCGTCCACGACCGCAACGCCGACCGCGTCGAACCCGGCGACTACTACGAGCGCGTCGAACCGTACCTCCGGAAGCTACGCGGCACCGACGACGACCGGTACTGA
- a CDS encoding HalOD1 output domain-containing protein, with the protein MGNDTNENPRLTESPDRSGVYRATYDPDGPATLSDVIIEAIAEVADVDPTETVIPIAERIDPDALDSLFADDEGKAQTTFRVCGLEVLVRSDGRVRIVDEPVSDD; encoded by the coding sequence ATGGGAAACGATACCAACGAGAACCCGCGGCTGACCGAATCACCCGACCGTTCCGGCGTCTACCGAGCGACCTACGACCCGGACGGTCCGGCGACGCTGAGCGACGTCATCATCGAAGCCATCGCCGAAGTCGCCGACGTGGACCCGACGGAGACGGTCATCCCTATCGCAGAGAGAATCGACCCGGACGCACTCGACTCGCTGTTCGCCGACGACGAGGGCAAGGCCCAGACCACCTTCCGGGTCTGTGGCCTCGAAGTCCTCGTACGCAGCGACGGCCGCGTCCGAATCGTAGACGAACCCGTTTCAGACGACTGA
- a CDS encoding twin-arginine translocation signal domain-containing protein gives MTQKSSRRRFLKVAAATGALAGVNATVLAQGQSQNEEVILLGGYTRGWQGYRLPGSAEASGTANPTLNLQAGTTYTLMWQNGDGVGHNFAIQDSQGNNLQVLEPLTVQADTFSQINESQAGQNVSLDVSSGNITGVSIGDSGNATGGGNATGGQQSTESLVAQTEILSEQGAVQAVQFTASPEMAQYICVVHPNTMVGDVAVSGGGSGGSNNSSM, from the coding sequence ATGACACAGAAGTCATCCCGTCGCCGCTTTCTGAAAGTGGCGGCAGCGACAGGTGCATTGGCCGGTGTAAACGCGACGGTCCTCGCTCAGGGCCAGAGCCAGAACGAGGAAGTCATCCTCCTCGGAGGGTACACGAGAGGGTGGCAGGGGTATCGTCTCCCCGGAAGCGCGGAAGCGAGCGGAACCGCGAATCCGACGCTGAACTTGCAAGCGGGGACGACGTACACCCTGATGTGGCAGAACGGCGACGGGGTGGGCCACAACTTCGCGATTCAGGACTCGCAGGGCAACAACCTGCAGGTCCTCGAACCGCTCACCGTTCAGGCGGACACGTTCTCCCAAATCAACGAGAGTCAGGCCGGGCAGAACGTCTCGCTGGACGTCTCTAGCGGGAACATCACCGGAGTTAGCATCGGGGATAGCGGAAACGCGACCGGTGGCGGGAACGCGACCGGCGGCCAGCAGTCCACCGAGTCGCTGGTCGCCCAGACGGAGATTCTCTCCGAGCAGGGCGCGGTTCAGGCCGTCCAGTTCACCGCGAGCCCGGAGATGGCCCAGTACATCTGTGTCGTCCACCCGAACACGATGGTCGGCGACGTAGCGGTGTCCGGCGGCGGCAGCGGCGGGAGCAACAACAGTTCGATGTAA
- the aroC gene encoding chorismate synthase: MNGNSFGRLFQVTTFGESHGEAMGVTVSGCPAGLELDEDDVQADLDRRKPGQSMITTSRGEPDHVSIKSGLQDGYTTGTPIGMVIENKDARSEKYEPFVTAPRPSHGDFTYSAKFGTRNWGGGGRSSARETVNWVAAGAVAKKILAEEGVELKAHVNQIGDIEAPAVSFEEIKEHSEDNEVRCAHPETAEQMRERIDEYQQDGDSIGGSIYFEARGVPRGLGAPRFDSVEARLGQAMMSVPASTAFEFGLGREAREYTGSERNDEWEFEDPENPDESDPVPTENDHGGLQGGITTGEPIYGEVTLHAPTSIPKTQTTVDWETGEETDEQVIGRHDPVLPPRGVPVVEAMLALTLVDFMLLGGRINPDRVDDRPGEYDTEYHPSSPRNE; the protein is encoded by the coding sequence ATGAACGGAAACAGCTTCGGACGCCTCTTTCAGGTGACGACCTTCGGCGAGAGTCACGGCGAGGCGATGGGCGTCACCGTCTCCGGCTGTCCGGCCGGTCTCGAACTGGACGAAGACGACGTACAGGCCGACCTCGACCGGCGGAAACCCGGCCAGTCGATGATAACCACGAGCCGCGGCGAACCCGACCACGTGTCCATCAAGTCCGGCCTCCAGGACGGCTACACCACCGGCACGCCCATCGGGATGGTCATCGAGAACAAGGACGCCCGCTCGGAGAAGTACGAACCGTTCGTCACCGCTCCCCGGCCCTCTCACGGCGACTTCACCTACTCGGCGAAGTTCGGCACGCGAAACTGGGGCGGCGGCGGGCGCTCGTCGGCCCGCGAGACGGTCAACTGGGTCGCGGCCGGCGCGGTCGCCAAGAAGATTCTCGCCGAGGAGGGCGTCGAACTCAAGGCTCACGTCAACCAGATCGGCGACATCGAGGCCCCGGCGGTCTCCTTCGAAGAGATCAAAGAACACAGTGAGGACAACGAAGTCCGCTGCGCGCATCCCGAGACCGCCGAGCAGATGCGCGAGCGCATCGACGAGTACCAGCAGGACGGCGACTCCATCGGCGGGTCCATCTACTTTGAGGCCCGCGGCGTGCCGCGCGGTCTCGGCGCACCCCGGTTCGATTCGGTCGAGGCGCGACTCGGGCAGGCGATGATGAGCGTGCCGGCTTCGACCGCCTTCGAGTTCGGACTCGGCCGCGAGGCCCGCGAGTACACCGGGAGCGAGCGCAACGACGAGTGGGAGTTCGAGGACCCCGAGAACCCCGACGAGAGCGACCCCGTACCGACCGAGAACGACCACGGCGGGCTACAGGGCGGCATCACGACCGGCGAACCCATCTACGGCGAGGTGACGCTCCACGCGCCGACCTCGATTCCGAAGACCCAGACCACGGTCGATTGGGAGACCGGCGAAGAGACCGACGAACAGGTCATCGGCCGCCACGACCCGGTGTTGCCCCCGCGCGGCGTCCCGGTCGTGGAGGCGATGCTCGCGCTGACGCTCGTGGACTTCATGTTGCTGGGCGGTCGCATCAACCCCGACCGCGTGGACGACCGGCCGGGCGAGTACGACACGGAGTATCATCCGAGCAGTCCGCGAAACGAGTAG
- a CDS encoding calcium/sodium antiporter, protein MIAAGVVLFTAPTAVVPVAVPSTVVQLGVLVGTVLGLWAGARLLVDSAVRLARRAGLSDLVVGLTVVAIGTSTPELVVSLDAALAGAGEITVANVVGSNIYNLAFILGVVSLVRMIPVERSLVHRDGLALVVTTLAGVAAMADLRVSRVEGLLFVGSLVGYTWYLIRSGSSPETDGGGGGGGEGRAAAESAPFDAERDSSSVRDVATLVVGLAVVLVSGHFMVEAATELALAAGISQWVVGGTIVAAGTSTPEFAVSLVAMRRGSVGVSVGNVVGSNVFNMVGVLGLAAVVRPLSVPAAALESVAWLTVLVVVMVAALWSGRKLSRAEGGLFALSEILRWILGLSGIVG, encoded by the coding sequence ATGATAGCTGCCGGGGTCGTCCTCTTCACGGCCCCCACCGCAGTCGTCCCAGTTGCGGTCCCCTCCACAGTCGTCCAGTTGGGAGTCCTCGTCGGGACGGTCCTCGGTCTCTGGGCCGGGGCGCGACTGCTGGTCGATTCCGCCGTCCGACTCGCGCGGCGGGCGGGACTCTCGGACCTCGTCGTCGGCCTCACAGTCGTTGCGATAGGCACCTCGACGCCCGAGTTGGTCGTCAGCCTCGACGCCGCGCTCGCCGGGGCGGGCGAAATCACGGTCGCCAACGTCGTCGGGTCGAACATCTACAACCTCGCGTTCATCCTCGGCGTCGTCTCGCTGGTCCGGATGATTCCCGTCGAGCGGTCACTGGTCCACCGCGACGGTCTCGCGCTGGTCGTGACGACGCTCGCCGGAGTCGCCGCGATGGCCGACCTGCGGGTGAGTCGAGTCGAGGGCCTGCTGTTCGTCGGTTCGTTGGTCGGCTACACGTGGTATCTGATTCGGTCGGGGTCGAGCCCCGAGACCGACGGTGGTGGGGGTGGCGGCGGAGAGGGCCGGGCCGCGGCGGAGTCCGCCCCGTTCGACGCCGAGCGCGACTCCTCCAGCGTCCGCGACGTGGCGACGCTGGTCGTCGGACTCGCCGTCGTGCTGGTGAGCGGTCACTTCATGGTCGAGGCGGCGACCGAACTCGCGCTCGCGGCGGGTATCTCCCAGTGGGTCGTCGGCGGAACCATCGTCGCCGCGGGTACCTCGACGCCCGAGTTCGCCGTCTCGCTGGTAGCGATGCGCCGCGGGAGCGTCGGCGTGTCGGTCGGCAACGTCGTGGGGAGCAACGTGTTCAACATGGTCGGCGTCCTCGGTCTCGCCGCGGTCGTCCGCCCGCTGTCGGTTCCGGCCGCGGCGCTAGAGAGCGTGGCGTGGCTCACGGTCCTCGTCGTCGTGATGGTCGCGGCGCTCTGGTCCGGGCGCAAACTCTCGCGCGCCGAGGGCGGCCTGTTCGCGCTCTCGGAGATACTCCGGTGGATTCTGGGGTTGTCGGGCATCGTCGGGTAG
- a CDS encoding alkaline phosphatase family protein → MLRTDVADDLRRAFEADGYLFPDYEGYCFANVPHTVAAALGVETGRTLPDDALAGVSDEFERVLVVLVDGLGFRQWRRERDRHPLLDRLSTVGRVTPLTSVYPSETAAAMTTFHTGALPVEHGVVGWNVYEPTTDEAFEALPFQTKDGDEPAVSRSEVADADPLYPELADAGVSSHHVVPFDETTAGATTRVYESLDEFPVTVAETVADAADPAYCFAYLDHVDAAAHESGTESADYRETVGEVFDALDAVVSKLDAEGTADETLLVVTADHGHVNTDPERNVNLDRREDLLAALRRRDDGTPVKFAGSMRNGHLHLRDDSPENAAEVAADLRADLDARVFERAEILDGDASGGDRFDGHLFGDAPASETFRRRLGDAVVSHRDLGVWWGNEEPGELAYVGMHGGLHPDEMLVPFAAVRADELVE, encoded by the coding sequence ATGCTTCGGACAGACGTGGCCGACGACCTCCGGCGGGCGTTCGAGGCGGACGGCTATCTCTTCCCGGACTACGAGGGTTACTGCTTCGCTAACGTTCCGCATACAGTGGCCGCCGCACTGGGCGTCGAGACCGGACGGACCCTGCCCGACGACGCGCTGGCCGGCGTCTCCGACGAGTTCGAACGGGTCCTCGTCGTGCTGGTGGACGGCTTGGGCTTCCGGCAGTGGCGACGCGAGCGCGACCGCCACCCGCTCCTCGACCGCCTGAGTACGGTGGGTCGAGTGACGCCGCTCACGTCGGTCTATCCGAGCGAGACCGCCGCCGCGATGACGACGTTCCACACCGGAGCGCTCCCGGTCGAACACGGCGTCGTCGGGTGGAACGTCTACGAACCGACGACCGACGAGGCGTTCGAGGCGCTCCCGTTCCAGACGAAGGACGGCGACGAACCCGCCGTCTCGCGCTCCGAGGTGGCCGACGCGGACCCGCTCTATCCGGAACTGGCCGACGCGGGCGTGTCGTCTCACCACGTCGTGCCCTTCGACGAAACGACGGCGGGCGCGACGACCCGCGTCTACGAGTCGCTGGACGAGTTCCCGGTCACCGTCGCCGAGACCGTCGCGGACGCCGCCGACCCCGCCTACTGCTTCGCCTACCTCGACCACGTGGACGCCGCGGCCCACGAGTCGGGCACCGAGTCGGCCGACTACCGCGAGACTGTCGGCGAGGTGTTCGACGCGCTCGACGCGGTGGTCTCGAAACTCGACGCCGAGGGCACCGCCGACGAGACCCTGCTGGTCGTCACGGCCGACCACGGCCACGTCAACACCGACCCCGAGCGCAACGTGAACCTCGACCGGCGCGAGGACCTGCTCGCGGCGCTCCGCCGACGCGACGACGGCACGCCGGTCAAGTTCGCCGGGAGCATGCGGAACGGCCACCTCCACCTGCGCGACGATTCTCCCGAGAACGCCGCCGAAGTCGCCGCGGACCTGCGAGCGGACTTGGACGCGCGAGTCTTCGAGCGGGCCGAAATCCTCGACGGCGACGCGTCCGGCGGGGACCGGTTCGACGGCCACCTGTTCGGCGACGCCCCGGCGTCCGAGACGTTCCGGCGACGACTCGGCGACGCGGTGGTCTCGCACCGGGACCTCGGGGTCTGGTGGGGCAACGAGGAACCGGGCGAACTCGCGTACGTCGGGATGCACGGCGGCCTGCACCCCGACGAGATGCTGGTCCCGTTCGCGGCGGTCCGCGCCGACGAACTGGTCGAGTGA
- the aroA gene encoding 3-phosphoshikimate 1-carboxyvinyltransferase produces MDVGITPSTLSGTARAPSSKSYTHRAILAAGYSGGALVYDPLVSADTKATMRVVDAFGGDVTRESDHLVVDGFDGRPEVPGDVLDCGNSGTTMRLVTGAAALADGGTVLTGDSSLRSRPHGPLLRAIDELGGSARSTRKNGQAPLVVDGPISGGTVSMPGDVSSQFVTALLMAGAVTDEGIEVELETELKSAPYVDITLELLDEFGVEAGKRQEDGGDVYRVEGGQFYEPADGEYHVPGDFSSISYLLAAGAIAADESGEVRVRGAYPSAQGDSKIVGVLERMGADVDWNRDDGVATVERSALSGVEVDVGDTPDLLPTVAVLGAVAEGETRIVNCEHVRYKETDRVSAMAEELEKLGAATEETEETLTIRGGESELTGARLDGRGDHRVVMSLAVAALAADGPTTISGGEHVDVSFPDFFDVLYDLGATVNR; encoded by the coding sequence ATGGACGTAGGAATAACTCCCTCGACGCTCTCGGGGACGGCCCGCGCGCCCTCCTCGAAGAGCTACACCCACCGGGCGATTCTGGCCGCGGGCTACTCCGGCGGCGCGCTGGTGTACGACCCGCTGGTGAGCGCCGACACGAAAGCGACGATGCGCGTCGTGGACGCCTTCGGCGGCGACGTCACCCGCGAGTCCGACCACCTCGTCGTGGACGGGTTCGACGGCCGCCCCGAGGTGCCCGGCGACGTGCTCGACTGCGGGAACAGCGGGACGACCATGCGACTCGTGACCGGCGCTGCCGCGCTCGCGGACGGCGGGACGGTCCTGACCGGCGACAGTTCGCTTCGCTCGCGGCCCCACGGTCCGCTCCTCCGCGCTATCGACGAGTTGGGCGGGAGCGCCCGAAGCACGCGGAAGAACGGGCAGGCTCCCCTCGTCGTGGACGGTCCCATCTCGGGCGGCACGGTGTCGATGCCCGGCGACGTCTCCTCGCAGTTCGTGACCGCCCTGCTGATGGCTGGCGCGGTCACCGACGAGGGAATCGAGGTCGAACTCGAAACCGAACTCAAGTCCGCGCCGTACGTGGACATCACGCTCGAACTGCTGGACGAGTTCGGCGTCGAAGCCGGCAAACGTCAGGAAGACGGCGGCGACGTGTATCGCGTCGAGGGCGGGCAGTTCTACGAACCTGCGGACGGCGAGTACCACGTCCCCGGCGACTTCTCCTCGATTTCGTATCTCCTCGCGGCAGGCGCGATTGCGGCCGACGAGTCCGGCGAGGTCCGGGTTCGGGGCGCGTATCCGAGCGCGCAGGGCGACTCGAAGATCGTCGGCGTGTTGGAGCGCATGGGCGCGGACGTGGACTGGAACCGCGACGACGGCGTGGCGACGGTCGAGCGCTCGGCCCTCTCGGGCGTCGAGGTGGACGTGGGCGATACTCCCGACCTCCTGCCGACCGTCGCAGTGCTCGGCGCGGTCGCCGAGGGCGAGACCCGCATCGTCAACTGCGAACACGTCCGGTACAAGGAGACCGACCGCGTGAGCGCGATGGCCGAGGAGCTGGAGAAACTCGGCGCGGCGACCGAGGAGACCGAGGAGACGCTGACGATTCGGGGCGGCGAGTCGGAGCTGACCGGCGCGCGACTCGACGGCCGCGGGGACCACCGCGTCGTGATGTCGCTGGCGGTCGCGGCGCTGGCCGCGGACGGCCCGACGACGATTTCGGGCGGCGAACACGTGGACGTGTCGTTCCCGGACTTCTTCGACGTGCTGTACGACCTCGGCGCGACCGTGAATCGCTGA
- a CDS encoding universal stress protein, with amino-acid sequence MQYLVAVDGSESSMDALRYAVEQAAATGAEVTAVSVVVPEQFFTGGDDPPASYAAAADELVAEDVEDAEEEAQEVLDEAAEIGEKTGVEVETGLLYGEPVEVLSEFAADEDYDAIFVGHRGHSERYEGLVGSTAKEIVGRATVPVTVVR; translated from the coding sequence ATGCAGTACCTCGTCGCGGTCGATGGTTCCGAATCGAGCATGGACGCGCTCCGGTACGCGGTCGAGCAGGCGGCCGCGACCGGGGCCGAGGTGACCGCGGTCAGCGTCGTCGTGCCCGAGCAGTTCTTCACCGGCGGGGACGACCCGCCGGCGAGTTACGCCGCGGCCGCCGACGAACTCGTCGCCGAGGACGTCGAAGACGCCGAGGAGGAGGCCCAAGAGGTACTCGACGAGGCGGCCGAAATCGGGGAGAAGACCGGCGTCGAAGTCGAGACCGGCCTGCTGTACGGCGAACCGGTCGAGGTGCTAAGCGAGTTCGCCGCCGACGAGGACTACGACGCCATCTTCGTCGGCCACCGGGGACACTCCGAACGCTACGAGGGACTGGTCGGTTCGACCGCGAAGGAGATAGTCGGGCGCGCGACGGTGCCCGTGACCGTGGTCCGGTGA